From a region of the Constantimarinum furrinae genome:
- a CDS encoding MarR family winged helix-turn-helix transcriptional regulator, with product MNIETAIKSIHQMGITTKTVINIMYTSRFVEDAVSSVLKPYDLTSQQYNVLRILRGQNGNPANLCTIQERMIDKSSNTTRLVDKLIQKDWAKRSICKTNRRKVEIVITETGLELLKELDPLIEKNNENLVSNLSEEQMEAFNSILDSIRTT from the coding sequence ATGAATATAGAAACCGCCATAAAATCTATTCACCAAATGGGGATCACGACAAAAACAGTGATCAATATCATGTATACTTCTCGGTTTGTAGAGGATGCCGTTTCGTCTGTACTCAAACCTTATGACCTTACATCTCAGCAATACAATGTGTTGCGTATCCTGCGCGGGCAAAACGGAAATCCGGCGAATTTGTGCACCATTCAGGAGCGGATGATCGATAAAAGCAGTAACACTACGCGCCTGGTTGATAAACTTATCCAAAAGGATTGGGCGAAACGCTCCATTTGCAAAACTAATCGACGCAAGGTAGAAATTGTGATCACAGAGACCGGTCTGGAGCTGTTAAAAGAACTTGACCCGCTTATTGAAAAGAATAACGAGAATTTGGTTTCAAACCTTTCAGAAGAACAAATGGAAGCTTTTAATAGCATTCTCGACTCTATACGAACCACATAA
- a CDS encoding TlpA disulfide reductase family protein: MKFTYLLLLFMVFQACVEGKETPSEEAEVSEEIDKAESYTNTDGKIAVYNFEGLEPEFSKSNDTTYIVNFWATWCKPCIKELPYFEEINSKYSEDKVKVMLVSLDDPKKLDSQLLPFVEKHQLNSTVVLLDDPAANTWIPMVSPEWSGSIPATLMIKNGARKFYERSFTYNELETELKTIL; the protein is encoded by the coding sequence ATGAAGTTTACTTATTTGTTGTTGTTATTTATGGTGTTTCAGGCTTGTGTGGAAGGCAAAGAAACTCCTTCCGAAGAAGCTGAAGTTTCAGAAGAAATAGATAAAGCCGAGTCCTATACCAATACAGACGGAAAAATTGCTGTATATAATTTTGAAGGTTTGGAACCCGAATTCAGCAAGAGTAACGACACCACCTACATTGTTAATTTTTGGGCTACCTGGTGCAAACCATGTATCAAGGAATTACCATACTTTGAAGAGATCAATTCCAAATATTCAGAAGATAAAGTAAAAGTGATGTTAGTGAGTCTGGATGATCCTAAAAAACTGGATTCTCAACTGCTCCCTTTCGTGGAGAAGCATCAATTAAATTCAACCGTGGTTCTTCTCGATGACCCCGCAGCAAATACCTGGATTCCTATGGTGAGTCCCGAATGGAGTGGTTCTATCCCTGCAACTTTAATGATAAAGAACGGAGCACGTAAATTTTACGAACGCTCCTTTACCTATAATGAATTAGAAACTGAACTTAAAACAATCTTATAA
- a CDS encoding NAD(P)-dependent oxidoreductase, whose product MTFAIIKERKNPPDRRVVFSPQKCQEVIKTFPDAKIIVEASEVRIFPDEAYRAAGFEVLDDVSEADVMLGVKEVPVEALIPKKKYFFFSHTIKKQPYNQKLLRAILDKKIELYDHETIVRKSGARLIGFGRYAGLVGAYNAFRALGLRDDLFELPKVETLRDLKAVKAELNKITVPNSLRIILSGTGKVAKGAREILDHLKIKEVTDAQYLSESFNEAVYCLIDVTEYNKRVDGKPMDKYKFYKDPSGYESDFMKYAKVSDMFIAGHFYGNGAPYLFTREDARHPDFNIDLVADISCDVDGPVASTLRASTIADPFYGYDPKSETETIFNAPGAITVMAVDNLPCELPKDASEGFGEMFLEHVIPAFFNGDEHEILERARMTTLEGTLTKRFSYLQSYAEGMI is encoded by the coding sequence ATCACCTTCGCAATCATTAAAGAACGTAAGAATCCACCCGACAGACGTGTCGTTTTTTCACCTCAAAAATGTCAGGAAGTCATAAAAACTTTTCCCGATGCGAAAATTATCGTCGAAGCTTCAGAGGTACGTATCTTCCCCGATGAAGCCTATCGAGCTGCCGGATTTGAAGTTTTGGATGATGTTTCAGAAGCAGATGTGATGCTCGGGGTTAAGGAAGTTCCTGTGGAAGCTCTTATTCCGAAGAAAAAATATTTCTTTTTCAGTCATACCATAAAAAAACAACCCTATAATCAAAAACTCCTTCGCGCAATCCTCGATAAGAAGATCGAGCTTTATGACCATGAGACCATTGTACGCAAAAGCGGAGCCCGCCTTATCGGATTTGGTCGATACGCAGGACTTGTGGGCGCTTATAATGCGTTTAGGGCACTGGGATTAAGAGATGACCTCTTCGAACTGCCAAAAGTGGAAACGCTACGCGACCTTAAAGCCGTAAAAGCAGAATTGAATAAGATCACCGTACCTAATAGCCTAAGGATCATCCTTTCCGGAACCGGAAAAGTGGCCAAAGGAGCCCGAGAGATCCTCGATCATTTAAAGATCAAAGAAGTTACCGATGCCCAATACCTTTCAGAGTCATTTAATGAAGCCGTATATTGCCTTATCGATGTTACCGAGTACAACAAACGCGTTGACGGAAAGCCTATGGACAAGTATAAGTTCTATAAGGATCCGTCCGGTTATGAAAGCGACTTTATGAAGTATGCCAAAGTGAGCGATATGTTTATTGCCGGACATTTTTACGGGAACGGAGCGCCGTATTTGTTTACTCGGGAGGATGCGCGTCACCCCGATTTCAATATTGATCTGGTGGCCGATATTTCCTGCGATGTGGACGGGCCGGTGGCAAGTACCCTGCGTGCTTCGACCATAGCCGATCCATTTTATGGCTACGACCCAAAATCTGAAACAGAAACCATCTTTAACGCCCCAGGCGCCATTACTGTAATGGCTGTGGATAATTTACCCTGTGAATTACCCAAAGATGCCAGCGAAGGATTTGGGGAAATGTTTCTGGAGCACGTGATCCCTGCATTTTTCAACGGAGATGAGCATGAAATACTGGAACGCGCACGAATGACCACTTTAGAAGGTACATTAACCAAGAGGTTTAGTTATTTACAATCGTATGCGGAAGGTATGATTTAA
- a CDS encoding rhodanese-like domain-containing protein — MKDLTQNQWNEQIKADKDAVILDVRTDEEVAEGYIPGAKQLDIYNAGAFMEKANLMDKSKNYYVYCRSGSRSAQACMILESIGFDTTYNLLGGFSEWEGDKTV, encoded by the coding sequence ATGAAGGATCTCACTCAAAATCAGTGGAACGAACAAATTAAGGCCGATAAAGACGCTGTAATTCTCGATGTACGCACCGATGAAGAAGTGGCCGAAGGATATATTCCGGGAGCAAAACAATTGGATATCTATAATGCCGGCGCCTTTATGGAAAAGGCTAACCTCATGGATAAGTCAAAGAATTATTACGTCTATTGTCGCTCCGGAAGCCGAAGTGCTCAGGCTTGTATGATCCTGGAATCCATCGGATTCGACACAACATATAATCTTTTAGGAGGTTTTAGTGAATGGGAAGGAGATAAAACGGTATGA
- a CDS encoding YceI family protein gives MKTIINSILIMSVVMGSTAFTIADKEKKVVTESTINWKGKKILGSHTGTVTLTEGYLEMDGDQLVGGKFVVDMTSITVTDLKDKNKAKLEGHLKSDDFFGVENHPTSTLIIKKATKVGTTYEVSANMTIKGITNPLNFVLEMGQTGARASVVIDRMQYNVQFGSGSISDKLADNAISDNFELDVMMKF, from the coding sequence ATGAAAACAATAATCAATTCTATTTTAATCATGTCTGTAGTCATGGGATCTACGGCATTTACAATTGCCGACAAGGAAAAGAAAGTAGTTACCGAAAGTACCATAAACTGGAAAGGTAAAAAGATCCTTGGCTCTCATACCGGAACGGTTACTTTAACTGAAGGATATCTGGAAATGGACGGTGACCAATTGGTTGGCGGAAAATTTGTCGTAGATATGACCTCCATCACGGTAACAGACCTTAAGGATAAAAATAAGGCAAAATTAGAAGGGCATCTTAAGAGCGATGATTTCTTTGGTGTTGAAAACCACCCAACTTCAACTTTAATTATCAAAAAAGCGACAAAAGTGGGAACCACCTATGAAGTCTCTGCAAACATGACCATAAAAGGAATCACAAATCCGTTGAATTTTGTTCTGGAAATGGGCCAGACAGGTGCCAGAGCAAGTGTGGTAATAGATCGCATGCAATACAATGTTCAGTTTGGTTCGGGAAGTATCTCCGATAAACTTGCAGATAACGCCATTTCAGACAATTTTGAACTGGATGTAATGATGAAATTCTAA
- a CDS encoding thioredoxin family protein has protein sequence MKTKSILTVAVIAILGVFAFSSFTSTAESGTTKGYTIGDKAANINLKNVDGKMVSYDDYPNADGFIVIFTCNTCPYAVASEDRIIALDKEFKTKGYPVIAINPNNPEVQPDDSYELMQKKAKEKGFTFPYLYDESQSVYATYGATKTPHVYLLQKTADGDRIVRYIGAIDDNVRDGSAVKDRFLANAVNQLIAGTEVTVKETKAIGCSVKQ, from the coding sequence ATGAAAACAAAAAGTATATTAACCGTTGCAGTCATTGCCATCCTGGGCGTGTTTGCGTTTAGTAGTTTTACAAGCACTGCGGAATCTGGCACTACAAAGGGCTATACCATTGGGGATAAGGCTGCAAATATCAACTTAAAGAATGTAGACGGAAAGATGGTCTCTTACGACGACTATCCCAATGCCGATGGCTTTATTGTCATTTTTACCTGTAATACCTGTCCTTATGCCGTGGCCAGCGAAGACCGTATCATAGCATTGGATAAGGAATTTAAAACAAAGGGTTATCCGGTAATTGCCATAAATCCTAATAATCCTGAAGTACAACCGGACGACTCGTACGAATTGATGCAGAAAAAGGCCAAGGAAAAAGGTTTTACCTTCCCGTACCTTTATGATGAGAGTCAGTCGGTATACGCCACCTACGGTGCTACCAAAACACCTCATGTATATCTTTTACAGAAAACAGCAGACGGAGATCGAATTGTTCGATATATAGGAGCAATTGACGATAATGTTAGGGATGGATCTGCCGTAAAGGATCGCTTTTTAGCAAACGCTGTAAATCAGTTGATCGCCGGTACCGAAGTAACCGTAAAGGAAACCAAGGCCATTGGTTGTTCAGTAAAGCAGTAA
- a CDS encoding DUF1501 domain-containing protein yields MKRRDFLKNSALASSFLFVPGFVKAMDAQVFLSKGIKRLVIIQLAGGNDGLNALVPFRNDIYYRERPTIAVKRRDLLPINDELGFHKNLKSLKSLYDTGELTIINNVGYPNPNRSHFRSSDIWQTASGANEVIKHGWVGRFMDNYGTKPYNAIELGNSLSVLMKGETRSGVVTRDAGFLNKVASDPYFKRVLSNYDQQHLSEHNMGYLYQTMIDAKQSASYIYEKSSVYSSKMNYGTSSFGKQLKTLSEFINSGLDTKVYYASLGGFDTHVKQVGAQDSLLKTYSDAVGTLVADLKANNTFEDTLILTFSEFGRRVSQNAADGTDHGAANNVFVIGGKLKRPGLYNAAPDLSKLDDNGDLIYEIDFRSIYSNILENWLDADAGKILTQPVSAISIV; encoded by the coding sequence ATGAAACGTAGAGATTTCTTAAAAAATTCGGCTCTGGCAAGCAGCTTCCTGTTTGTACCTGGTTTCGTAAAGGCCATGGATGCCCAGGTTTTTCTTTCAAAAGGAATTAAAAGGCTGGTGATCATACAATTGGCAGGAGGGAACGACGGACTCAACGCTTTGGTACCTTTTAGAAATGATATTTACTACAGGGAGCGACCTACCATAGCTGTAAAGCGCCGGGATCTGCTTCCAATCAATGATGAACTTGGGTTTCATAAAAATCTGAAATCACTCAAATCGTTATACGATACGGGTGAGTTGACCATTATCAATAACGTAGGCTATCCAAACCCTAATCGTTCACATTTCAGGTCGAGCGATATCTGGCAGACGGCCAGTGGCGCAAATGAGGTGATAAAGCATGGATGGGTTGGACGCTTTATGGATAATTATGGTACAAAACCATACAATGCTATAGAATTGGGGAATTCACTTTCTGTACTTATGAAAGGAGAAACCCGGTCCGGAGTGGTTACACGCGATGCCGGATTTTTAAATAAGGTAGCATCCGACCCTTACTTCAAACGTGTTTTGTCTAACTATGACCAACAGCATCTTAGTGAACATAATATGGGTTATTTATATCAGACTATGATCGATGCAAAGCAATCTGCTTCCTATATCTATGAAAAATCCAGCGTGTATTCTTCAAAAATGAATTATGGTACATCGTCCTTCGGTAAGCAATTAAAAACATTGTCGGAGTTTATCAATTCCGGTCTGGATACCAAAGTGTATTATGCCTCACTGGGTGGCTTCGACACACATGTGAAACAAGTTGGGGCCCAGGATTCCTTACTAAAGACCTATAGTGATGCTGTGGGGACATTGGTAGCCGATCTAAAAGCGAACAATACTTTTGAGGATACGTTGATCCTTACTTTTTCTGAATTTGGAAGAAGAGTGTCTCAAAATGCTGCCGATGGAACAGACCATGGTGCGGCCAACAATGTTTTTGTGATAGGAGGGAAGCTGAAAAGACCGGGACTCTATAATGCGGCACCGGATCTGTCGAAATTGGACGACAACGGAGATCTCATCTATGAAATTGACTTTAGAAGTATATATTCGAACATTCTTGAAAACTGGTTAGATGCCGATGCCGGAAAAATATTAACACAGCCTGTTTCCGCAATTTCTATTGTATAA
- a CDS encoding DUF1800 domain-containing protein, translated as MEFIHIQHLYRRAGFGISPQDAKGKVRFTREQVVDELFSNSERITPLQGDMSAYDEFFEENPDATFRDLKKLLTKTSDLKFDLNKAWLERICDPTETLNERMTLFWANVFVCKDYIAPRILQFNNTLRAHALGNFREFVKVISKEPAMMSYLSTNLNKKSRPNENFARELMELFTLGVDNYTEDDIKEAARAFTGYGYTLDGRFKLNHSQHDTGAKFFRGKTGTFNGDDIIDIICADRQCARFICGKLYVYFVNEHLNDERINELADIFYQTNEIKQVLKHLFTSDWFYEKENIGTKIKSPVDLLASVYRVVPFRFSGNREQVFIQRIMGQELMNPPNVAGWEGGRAWINTNSLMIRLKLASVLLGDGMIPTERSWDHKDRKTFGQHLKVSPNWNKFEEDFKLISSQELPEIILATAPNRGTEQLINERGNISKEDLCLQLMSLPEFQLT; from the coding sequence ATGGAATTTATTCATATTCAACATTTATATCGCAGAGCAGGTTTTGGGATAAGTCCGCAGGACGCCAAAGGCAAGGTTCGGTTTACCCGGGAACAGGTCGTTGATGAATTGTTTTCAAATTCTGAAAGGATCACACCGCTGCAAGGCGATATGTCTGCTTATGATGAATTCTTTGAGGAAAATCCTGATGCCACCTTTAGGGATTTGAAAAAGCTACTCACAAAAACAAGTGATCTTAAATTCGACCTCAACAAAGCATGGTTGGAACGAATCTGTGATCCAACCGAAACCCTTAATGAACGTATGACGCTCTTTTGGGCTAATGTATTTGTCTGTAAGGATTATATAGCACCTCGCATCTTGCAGTTCAATAATACACTTCGAGCTCATGCCCTAGGAAATTTCAGGGAGTTTGTGAAGGTGATCTCCAAGGAGCCTGCCATGATGAGCTATTTAAGTACGAACCTCAATAAAAAGAGTCGTCCCAATGAGAATTTTGCCAGAGAACTCATGGAGTTGTTTACGCTGGGGGTGGATAATTATACCGAAGATGATATTAAAGAAGCTGCCCGTGCCTTTACCGGTTACGGTTATACCTTGGACGGCAGATTTAAATTGAATCACAGTCAACATGATACGGGAGCAAAGTTCTTCCGTGGAAAAACAGGAACTTTTAACGGTGATGATATTATAGATATCATCTGTGCTGACAGGCAGTGTGCCCGATTTATTTGTGGAAAACTGTATGTCTACTTTGTAAATGAACATCTGAATGATGAGAGAATAAATGAGCTTGCCGATATTTTTTATCAAACGAATGAGATTAAACAGGTTCTCAAGCACCTTTTTACGAGCGACTGGTTTTATGAAAAGGAAAATATAGGGACCAAGATCAAATCACCTGTGGATCTACTGGCTTCGGTATACCGGGTAGTTCCCTTTAGATTTTCAGGGAACCGAGAACAGGTTTTTATTCAGCGCATCATGGGTCAGGAACTGATGAATCCACCAAACGTTGCCGGATGGGAAGGTGGCAGAGCATGGATCAACACCAATAGTTTGATGATCCGGTTAAAACTGGCATCGGTTTTATTAGGTGACGGTATGATCCCTACCGAAAGATCTTGGGATCACAAGGACAGAAAAACGTTTGGACAACATTTAAAAGTAAGTCCTAACTGGAATAAATTTGAGGAAGATTTTAAATTGATTTCGTCCCAAGAACTTCCTGAAATTATACTGGCCACCGCGCCCAACCGTGGTACAGAGCAACTTATTAACGAAAGAGGGAATATATCGAAGGAGGACCTTTGTCTTCAGCTGATGTCTCTGCCCGAATTTCAATTAACCTGA
- a CDS encoding rhodanese-like domain-containing protein has product MTFTFRILTSVFLGCSVLLLGACMDNATKASEMNSEVSTSTISEQANSIVVLTVSDFNSAIQQNNQNVQLLDVRTPSEFSDGHIEGAVNLDVNSNSFVRAIQTLDPAMPVYVYCRSGGRSARAAKIMEQEGFKTIFDLEGGITAWTAQDMPTKK; this is encoded by the coding sequence ATGACCTTTACTTTTAGAATTCTAACAAGTGTTTTTTTAGGCTGTAGCGTATTGCTACTCGGTGCATGTATGGACAATGCTACCAAAGCTTCTGAGATGAATTCGGAAGTATCAACAAGCACCATATCTGAACAGGCTAATTCTATTGTGGTATTGACGGTAAGCGATTTTAATTCGGCAATTCAGCAGAATAATCAAAACGTCCAGCTTTTGGATGTACGCACACCAAGCGAATTTTCAGATGGTCATATTGAAGGTGCCGTTAACCTGGATGTGAATTCAAATTCCTTTGTTCGCGCGATTCAGACTTTAGATCCCGCGATGCCGGTCTATGTATATTGCCGAAGTGGAGGGCGAAGTGCTAGGGCAGCAAAAATAATGGAACAGGAAGGTTTTAAAACGATCTTCGATCTTGAGGGTGGAATCACCGCCTGGACCGCCCAAGATATGCCTACTAAAAAATAG